In Mucilaginibacter sp. KACC 22063, the genomic stretch GAAGCGCATGAACTTGACAAGAACCTGTGTACCATCAGTGTACGTTCTTCTGACGGTTTTACATTTAACCTCGACGTTTCCCAGATCATACATATCCCAAGGAACGAAGCACCTAAAGTAATTGCCCGCTTTGGTAACATGAAAAACCTGGTATCCCAGGTGTTGGAGCCTACCATTGCCAACTACTTCCGCAACTCGGCACAAAAAAGCGACGTGATCGAATTTTTGAGTAACCGTTCACAACGCCAGGATGATGCTAAGGGACACATCAGTAAAGTACTTGGCGACTATAACGTAGTAGGTGTGGATACGCTGATTGGCGACATTGTGCCGCCAGAGGCATTGATGAAAACCCTTACCGACCGTAAGATTGCCGAGCAGGAACGTGTAACCTACGAAATTCAAAAAAGCGCACAGATTGAGCGTAAAGAGTTTGAAAGTGCAAAAGCCGGTGCCGATATGCAGCCCGAGATTGTTAAATCAACCCGCCAGGTAGAGATCAACACGCAAATGGCTGCTGCAAAAGTTGCCGCTGCTAAGGGTGATGCAGAATCAAGGGTGATTAACGCAAAAGCCGATGCAGAAAACCGCACCATCAATGCAAAAGCAGATGCCGAAGCAAAAACAATTATTGCCAAAGCAGATGCCTCTGCAACCGAGGTCAATGGTACTGCAGAAGCCGGTAAAATAAAAGCCATCGGTTTGGCTGAAGCCGAAGTAACCAAACAAAAAACCGAAGCAATGGGTACCGAGCAATATGCGATAGTGCGTGTAGCTGAAGCATTAGCCAGCAACGGTATTAAACTGGTGCCTGAGATTTTGGTTAGCGGTAAAGACGGCGGCAACAGCGGGATTGTGGATGCGCTGATCGGCACCGAGTTGTTTAAAAAACTACAACAGGACAATAACAACAAACCCGGCAGCGAAAACTTGAATTAAGGATTATTACGCTTAAATCAAACGTCATTGCGATCCGCTTTATGGCGGAGAAGCAATCCCAAACTTTGCAAACGATAATGCATTTTAGTGATTGCTTCGTGCCTCGCAATGACGTTTTGTATCTTAGATCAACCAGGGTGAGGCTCATCTTGTAACAATCGGCATATAATTCAAATTATACTATCTGCAATTCATCAGCGTTTTTTATGTTTACACAAACATTTCAACATGACTACTAAAACCTATTTTTATCCAGTTTTAATTGCGGCTGTAATTATTTCCATGACGGCTTGTAAAAGCAAAAAGATGGTTGCCAAACCACAGGAACCAACCCCAGTAGCGACCACACCTCCGCCAACCGAAACAAAACCGGTAGAACAACCTACTTCTAAAGAAGAAGAACCGGCACCCGCGCCAAAACCATCGTTAAAGTTCAGCAATATCCAGTTTGAATTTAACTCTGGAGTGCTGCGCACAGATGCTTATCCTGTTTTAGATCAGGCTGCCGCTGCCATTAAGCAGTATCCTGATGTTAAATTTATGATCAACGGCCACTCAAGTGCCGAGGGCAGTACTGAGCATAATCAGCAGTTATCAGAAGAACGTGCAAATGCCGTAAAAACTTATTTGGTAAATGCAGGTGTAAGCGGTGATGCGCTTACCACCAAAGGCTATGGCGAAAGCAAACCCATTGCACCAAATGATACCGAAGCTGGCCGTGCGCTTAACCGCCGGGTAGAAATAAAACCAATACAATAATATTATTGCAAACATACAGCCCCGGTTTATCCGGGGTTTTTTGTTTACTTTAAATTGTGTCTGCGCAATCCACATATCAGCTAACGCGTATTGCCCCTACTCCGAGTGGGTATTTACATATCGGCAATGTATTGTCGTTTGCTATTACTGCTGCATTGGCCGAACGCTCTGGCGCGAAAATCTTATTGCGCATTGACGATCTTGACCAGCAGCGGGTAATGCCCCAATATGTTCAGGATATTTTTGACACGCTTAATTTCTTAGAAATCCAGTGGCATATGGGGCCTCGAAATTACCAGGAATACAAAAGCGATTGGTCGCAACTGCACAGGCTCGATAGCTACCAGAAAGCATTGCAACAACTGAAAGATGAAGGCCATGTATTTGCATGTACCTGCTCACGGTCGCTGATTAAAAAGCTGACTGCAGACGAAACCTATCCCGGCATTTGCCTTGATAAAAATATTCCGTTTGATACCGGGGGTGCGTGCTGGCGAATAAAAACTGATGAAAGGCAACTAAGTGTAAATACATTTAACGGTGTAGTACAGGCGCATCTCACGGCAGACGCTAATTATTTTATAGTACGCAAGAAAGATGGCTTCGCGGCTTACCAGTTAGCTTCGGTGATTGACGATATAAACTTTGGCGTCGATCTTATTGTTCGCGGTCAGGATTTATGGTCATCCACACTGGCGCAGCTTTTCCTGGCTGAAAAGCTAAAAAAGCAGGGCTTATTAAATAACGTTTTCCATCACCATGCCCTGCTTACCAATTTGAACGGCGATAAGCTTTCTAAGTCGGCAGGCGACACTTCCATACAAAGCCTTCGTAAGCAAGGCAAAACGGCTGCCGATATTTATACGGCTATAGCAACTGCGATGGGTTTTAATGATCCGGTCAATAGTTGGCAGCAGCTTGCTCAGTTGATTAATGTCTAAAACATTTTTGAAGCGTAGCATATTTTAATTGTATGCTTGATGAACAAAAAGGCCAATTTTACTCCGGAACCAGCGGTTTGCTAACGCCCATACCTAAACGAGATTTCCCGGAAGAGTTTAAAGATAAAAGCCGCCTTTGCTTCTATAGCAGCCTGTTCAACAGCATCGAGATCAACAGCTCGTTTTATAAACTCCCCCTGGCCAAAACACTTTCAAAATGGGCAGGCGAGGTAAACGATAATTTTCGCTTTACCTTCAAACTGTGGAAAGAGATCACCCACAACAAAGGGCTTGAGTTTAAGCCTGATGACGTAAAGCTCTTTATGGATGCCATTAACAGCGTAGGGCATAAGAAAGGAAGCCTGCTGGTGCAGTTTCCACCAAGCTTACAGGTAAGCCATAAACAACAGTTAAATGTATTACTTGATGTTTTGCGCGAAACCGACCATGAGCAGCAATGGGACATTGCCATTGAATTCAGGCACAAATCATGGTACCGCGACGATGTTTATGAGCTTCTTGAAAATAACAAGATGGCTCTGGTCCTTCAAGACATCCCTGCTTCTGCCACGCCGATGCTTGATCAATCTTTAAACTTCGTTTACGTACGCTATCATGGGCCTAATGGTGGCTATCGTGGTAGCTATGAAGATGACTTCCTTTCAGAATACGCCTACTACATTAACGACTGGTGCAACGAAGGCAAAACTGTTTATGCCTACTTCAATAATACCATAGGCTCGGCTTTAGCCAATCTCCAATCGCTTAATGGCTATCTGCTAAATTTCTAATCAAATTTTTAAAGTCGATGAAGTTAATCGACAATTAAAAATCTTGTCACATTTACGTTACTCGGTTTAATTTGTTAATCTTTCATTAACAGAGCGTCATTTTTCTATATATTTAGTTTTTTAAACGCTTTTAATAAACTATTGAATTGCTTATGAGGAAAACTCTACTCTTTTTCTTCACGCTAACTTGCTGCTGGGTGTTCAACGCAAATGCCCAGTCAATAAGAGTTACCGGCAAGGTAACTGCAGCAGAAGACGGTAGCCCAATGCCCGGCGTAACCGTAAAAATCAAGGGAACAACATCTGGCACACAAACCGACCTGGAAGGCGGTTACACTATTTCGGCAACTCCCGGCCAGGTGATTACCTTCTCGTTTATTGGCACAGTGCCGCAAGAACGTACGGTAGGTGCAGCAACAACCATTAATGTGCAGCTTAAAGCTGATGCCAAAAGCTTGCAGGAAGTTGTGGTAACCGGCTTTAACGTAAAACAAGACAAACGCGACCTTACATCGTCAACCCAAACCATCAGTGGTTCGGTGCTTGCACAAACACAGCGCGAAAACCTTGTAAACTCATTACAGGGCCGCATTGCCGGTGCTACCGTTACCAGTACCAGTGGTACACCGGGTGCTTCGGCATCCATTGTTTTACGTGGTATTACTTCCATTGGCGGCAGCAACCAGCCGCTGTTTGTGGTGGACGGTATCCGTGTAAATAATGATGCTATGAGTCAAAGCGCATTGGCATCAAACGGCGATAACCGCCGTCAGGATTTTACCAACCGTATTGCGGATATTAACCCTGACGATATTGAAACCCTAACCGTTTTAAAAGGTGCCGATGCAGCTGCGGTTTATGGTTCTGATGCCGCAGGTGGCGCCATTGTGATTACCACCAAAAAAGGTAAAAGCGGTGCAGGGTCAATCACTTACAATAATAACTTCAGTTTTTCTAACGAATACCGTTTCCCTAAGATTCAAACCACCTTTGGCCCGGGTACCTCTGGTTATAATGATCCTACCACAAGGCTGGCTTACGGCCCCGCTTATGCACCGGGTACGCAAACCTTTAATAACCTGAAAAACTTTTTTCAGACTGGTTTTTCGCAATCGCATGACCTGGCTTTTCAGGGTGGTAATGACGAAGCAAGTTACCGTATTTCGGGCGAATACCGTCATACCGGCGGTGTAATCCCTGTGGTGTATAACAATAAGCTATCGTTGCGCATGGCGGGTCAGGCTAAGCTAACGCCTAAGTTAACCAGCAGCGCTACATTCAACTATTTTAATATAGATAACCGCAAAACCAACAAAGGCGACGGCGGTACATACATCAACGCCTTATCATGGCCCACCAATGATGATGTGCGCAACTATTTAAACCCGGATGGCAGCCGCAGAACCCTTTTGCCTGCTACTACCTCTGTTGCTGATGCTTCCATTGATTTTGATAATCCGTTATGGGATGTGAACAACAATATCAGTCGCGACAAAACCAATCGCGTAATCGCTAACTTCGATCTGAATTATGATGCGACTAAGTGGTTAAATTTCCAGGGATTATTTGGTGTTGATTATTATACTACTCAGGGTAATAACTTAGTTAGCCAGTATAGTAACTCTTATCAAAATGCTATATCATCCAGCTTTCAACCAGCAAGCGGTTTAAGCAAAGGCGGTATCATTGATAATTATGATGATAACAACCTGCTGCTAAACGGGTCTTTATTTGCTACTGTAAAGAAAAATTTTGGCGATTTCAGGACAACTCTTGCCGTAGGTGCCGAAATTTATGATGGTAAAGACATTACCAACGGCCAGTATGGCGAAGCGTTTTTACAGCCGGATTTCAACACCATCAACAATACTACACCAACTACCCAACGTGCTACAACTGCCTATGCAGAAACCCGCCGTATTGGTGAAATTGCCCGTTTAAGTGTAGTTTACAAGGAGTTAATTACTTTAAACGCCACTGCCCGGAACGATTATTCATCACGTTTAGCCGGCACTACCAAAAACTCCTATTTCTATCCATCAGCAGGTGTCGGGTTTAACTTCAGCGAATTACCTGCCTTAAAAGGCAACAAGGTTTTATCATTCGGTAAAATCCGCTTCTCTTATGCAGGTGTTGGTAAAGACCCATTTGCACCTTACAAAATCCTGTCAAGCGTAATTCAGCAATCAACCACCGGTGGTGGCTATGCGTATGACGTTACCGGTAACAACCCATCTCTTAAACCTGAGAAAGACTACCAGATGGAGTTAGGTACCGAGCTGCAATTTTTTAACGGCCGCTTAGGTGCAGAGATCAATGTTTATAAATACCGTGCAACCAACCAGATCTTTGATCCGCGTATCAGCTATGCATCTGGTTATATCCTGGAGCTTGTTAATGGCGGCGAAATTCAGAATAAAGGTTTGGAGATTGAGCTGAACGGCACCCCGGTAAGAACAAAAGATTTCAGCTGGAAACCATTCGTAAACTTCTTCCTGAACCGTGGCAAGGTGATTAACCTTGGCGACCTGCCAGAATATTATAATTCTGACACCTGGATTTATGCCAATGCCAGATCAAGCATTTTCCCGGGCAGCAGTTTAATGAACATTGCTTCTTTCAGCTATGCACGTAACAACAAAGGCCAAATACTGGTTGACCCAACAACA encodes the following:
- a CDS encoding OmpA family protein, producing the protein MTTKTYFYPVLIAAVIISMTACKSKKMVAKPQEPTPVATTPPPTETKPVEQPTSKEEEPAPAPKPSLKFSNIQFEFNSGVLRTDAYPVLDQAAAAIKQYPDVKFMINGHSSAEGSTEHNQQLSEERANAVKTYLVNAGVSGDALTTKGYGESKPIAPNDTEAGRALNRRVEIKPIQ
- a CDS encoding glutamate--tRNA ligase family protein; translation: MSAQSTYQLTRIAPTPSGYLHIGNVLSFAITAALAERSGAKILLRIDDLDQQRVMPQYVQDIFDTLNFLEIQWHMGPRNYQEYKSDWSQLHRLDSYQKALQQLKDEGHVFACTCSRSLIKKLTADETYPGICLDKNIPFDTGGACWRIKTDERQLSVNTFNGVVQAHLTADANYFIVRKKDGFAAYQLASVIDDINFGVDLIVRGQDLWSSTLAQLFLAEKLKKQGLLNNVFHHHALLTNLNGDKLSKSAGDTSIQSLRKQGKTAADIYTAIATAMGFNDPVNSWQQLAQLINV
- a CDS encoding DUF72 domain-containing protein, whose translation is MLDEQKGQFYSGTSGLLTPIPKRDFPEEFKDKSRLCFYSSLFNSIEINSSFYKLPLAKTLSKWAGEVNDNFRFTFKLWKEITHNKGLEFKPDDVKLFMDAINSVGHKKGSLLVQFPPSLQVSHKQQLNVLLDVLRETDHEQQWDIAIEFRHKSWYRDDVYELLENNKMALVLQDIPASATPMLDQSLNFVYVRYHGPNGGYRGSYEDDFLSEYAYYINDWCNEGKTVYAYFNNTIGSALANLQSLNGYLLNF
- a CDS encoding SusC/RagA family TonB-linked outer membrane protein yields the protein MRKTLLFFFTLTCCWVFNANAQSIRVTGKVTAAEDGSPMPGVTVKIKGTTSGTQTDLEGGYTISATPGQVITFSFIGTVPQERTVGAATTINVQLKADAKSLQEVVVTGFNVKQDKRDLTSSTQTISGSVLAQTQRENLVNSLQGRIAGATVTSTSGTPGASASIVLRGITSIGGSNQPLFVVDGIRVNNDAMSQSALASNGDNRRQDFTNRIADINPDDIETLTVLKGADAAAVYGSDAAGGAIVITTKKGKSGAGSITYNNNFSFSNEYRFPKIQTTFGPGTSGYNDPTTRLAYGPAYAPGTQTFNNLKNFFQTGFSQSHDLAFQGGNDEASYRISGEYRHTGGVIPVVYNNKLSLRMAGQAKLTPKLTSSATFNYFNIDNRKTNKGDGGTYINALSWPTNDDVRNYLNPDGSRRTLLPATTSVADASIDFDNPLWDVNNNISRDKTNRVIANFDLNYDATKWLNFQGLFGVDYYTTQGNNLVSQYSNSYQNAISSSFQPASGLSKGGIIDNYDDNNLLLNGSLFATVKKNFGDFRTTLAVGAEIYDGKDITNGQYGEAFLQPDFNTINNTTPTTQRATTAYAETRRIGEIARLSVVYKELITLNATARNDYSSRLAGTTKNSYFYPSAGVGFNFSELPALKGNKVLSFGKIRFSYAGVGKDPFAPYKILSSVIQQSTTGGGYAYDVTGNNPSLKPEKDYQMELGTELQFFNGRLGAEINVYKYRATNQIFDPRISYASGYILELVNGGEIQNKGLEIELNGTPVRTKDFSWKPFVNFFLNRGKVINLGDLPEYYNSDTWIYANARSSIFPGSSLMNIASFSYARNNKGQILVDPTTGLPISNSTFVTVGDRQPKFTIGFGNSFTYKSLALSFLLDFRKGGDVFNGNELFLTRYGLSQRTVNRQTPIVVPGVLKDGNENSANPTVNTIQVTPYYQNDYYKNAIESDFVEHNINVLRMRDITLSYNLPQSILAKQKVFKSAGVYVTATDLFMITNYTGADPEVNGTNSSTRGSGAAGFDYGTLARPRTFSFGISVKL